GGTTTCACGGAGAAGTTGTAGAATTTAATATTACTTTTTGAAGTAGAAGAACGGGAAGATCGTGAAGCAAATCTTCGTGGAGCTCCGTCTGCATTTGCTCGGACAGGATTCTATGATCGTCTATTTCTTCAACAAAATCTTCCAACTGTCTATGATGATAATATTCCATATTATCCTAATTATGGCTACAATCCCAACAAGCCAGTCTGGGGATTGTATCGTTATTCTAACTATTTCATCAATCcataattaaataattttaatgaatgaataaatttaaaatgataaCAAACAACGactaaaaactaaaagaaaaaaacgaaaagggCCTATGGGGGAAAACTCA
This is a stretch of genomic DNA from Caenorhabditis elegans chromosome V. It encodes these proteins:
- the F53F4.15 gene encoding Neuropeptide-Like Protein (Confirmed by transcript evidence) — protein: MFSLHLSILCFTLLIGYSIEMPPGRMCLPERVNFRKVWPCEHDKTAAEILEEREDREANLRGAPSAFARTGFYDRLFLQQNLPTVYDDNIPYYPNYGYNPNKPVWGLYRYSNYFINP